TCCTCTCCCACCTCAACATTCAAAAGCATATCCGCAAGAGTTTCGTTTTGAAAAAGAGGCACATCGTAAAGTTTGGCTTTTTCAATTATTTTTCTTGCAAGTTCGCCTTTTCCCTTTGCCAAGACTTTCGGCGCATTTTCTTCGTACGCCTTATATTTTAAAGCCACGGCTTTATTCATATTTGTAGATCTTTTCATATACAGGACCTTTTTTTGTCAGTGTGGATTTATAAAGATACACTTCAAGAGGTACTTCAAACTCAATATTTTCCCATTTTTTCAATTCTTCCCAAAACTTTTTATCTTTAATATTCTTTATCCTGCAAAGTGTTACATGAGGTTTAAAAGGTTTATCATTTTCTAAACCGAACTTTTCGTTAATCTGTCTGTTAATCTCATCATCTATATCAGCATTTAAATATAAAACCCTCTCACCAAACGTATCTATACCTTTAATTTTAAATTTTGCT
This genomic interval from Nautilia profundicola AmH contains the following:
- the thpR gene encoding RNA 2',3'-cyclic phosphodiesterase encodes the protein MRLFIATPVQLPIYGAIKNSLSKYVEGKWVEGWNLHLTHKFIGDDKPEKYKNKLNIKKAKFKIKGIDTFGERVLYLNADIDDEINRQINEKFGLENDKPFKPHVTLCRIKNIKDKKFWEELKKWENIEFEVPLEVYLYKSTLTKKGPVYEKIYKYE
- a CDS encoding EscU/YscU/HrcU family type III secretion system export apparatus switch protein, with the protein product MKRSTNMNKAVALKYKAYEENAPKVLAKGKGELARKIIEKAKLYDVPLFQNETLADMLLNVEVGEEIPPKMYKAVVDVFIWLYKLEEKAQLSE